One region of Hemiscyllium ocellatum isolate sHemOce1 chromosome 32, sHemOce1.pat.X.cur, whole genome shotgun sequence genomic DNA includes:
- the LOC132830768 gene encoding glucose-6-phosphatase catalytic subunit 1-like, with translation MDAVIDLLHSSGVELVQYLQMNYRDSQSWFTFISFAADLRNTFFVFFPIWFHLCEAVGVKLIWVAVIGDWLNLIFKWILFGHRPYWWVHETSYYSNSSFPVLQQYPITCETGPGSPSGHAMGSAGVWYVMVTAFLTSTLQNKHVAYTKPLLCSRCLRSVLWTIFWLMQLCVCASRVFVAAHFPHQVCLGVTSGLIVAEAFGRTDVIYNVKFTQYLKITLSLFSFALGFYLVLKVLGVDLLWSVEKAQRWCARAEWVHIDSTPFAGLVRNMGALFGLGLALNSPIYAESCKGKRSQQFSFRLSCIVASLLILHLFDSVKPPTQTEFLFYFLSFCKSAAVPLAAVVFVPYCVSQIVNREEKKKLL, from the exons ATGGATGCCGTGATAGACCTGCTCCACAGCTCCGGGGTAGAGCTGGTGCAGTATCTACAGATGAACTACAGGGACTCCCAGAGCTGGTTCACCTTTATCTCTTTCGCCGCTGACCTGAGAAAcactttctttgttttctttcccaTCTGGTTCCATCTGTGTGAAGCCGTGGGTGTCAAACTCATCTGGGTGGCCGTCATTGGAGACTGGCTCAACCTCATCTTCAAATG GATATTATTTGGCCACAGACCTTACTGGTGGGTTCATGAAACGTCCTACTACAGCAACTCATCATTTCCTGTGTTACAGCAATATCCTATAACTTGTGAAACAGGGCCAG GAAGCCCATCGGGTCACGCTATGGGGTCAGCTGGGGTTTGGTATGTGATGGTGACAGCATTTCTGACCAGCACACTTCAGAATAAGCA TGTTGCTTACACGAAGCCTCTCTTATGTTCCAGGTGTCTCCGTTCAGTGCTGTGGACAATATTCTGGCTGATGCAGCTCTGTGTCTGTGCATCCAGAGTGTTTGTTGCCGCTCACTTCCCACATCAGGTCTGCCTGGGAGTCACTTCAG GGTTGATTGTGGCTGAAGCGTTTGGTCGGACTGATGTAATCTACAATGTGAAGTTTACGCAGTACCTGAAGATCACTCTGTCCTTGTTCTCCTTCGCTCTGGGCTTCTATCTGGTgctgaaggtgctgggagtggactTGCTGTGGTCAGTGGAGAAAGCCCAGAGATGGTGCGCCCGAGCAGAATGGGTCCACATCGACAGCACTCCCTTCGCTGGTCTGGTCAGGAACATGGGGGCCTTGTTCGGATTGGGATTAGCTCTCAACTCCCCCATTTATGCTGAGAGCTGCAAAGGGAAGAGGAGCCAGCAGTTCAGCTTCAGACTAAGTTGTATAGTGGCTTCATTACTCATCCTGCATCTGTTTGACTCAGTGAAGCCCCCGACCCAGACGGAATTCCTGTTTTACTTTCTGTCTTTCTGTAAGAGTGCTGCTGTACCTCTGGCTGCTGTGGTATTTGTTCCATACTGTGTGTCACAAATTGTAAACCGAGAGGAGAAGAAAAAGCTTCTATAG